The proteins below come from a single Alligator mississippiensis isolate rAllMis1 chromosome 2, rAllMis1, whole genome shotgun sequence genomic window:
- the NICOL1 gene encoding neuropeptide-like protein C4orf48 homolog — MLIMASLSVWRAMRVVIPLISVLGLLSVKLAGASQESGSVIPAESRPCVDCHAFEFMQRALQDLKKTAYNLDSRTETLLLRAEKRGLCDCFPAMH; from the exons ATGCTAATCATGGCGTCTCTTTCTGTCTGGAGAGCGATGAGGGTGGTGATCCCGCTCATTTCGGTGCTTGGCCTGCTGAGTGTGAAGCTCGCCGGGGCCAGTCAAGAATCTGGGAGTGTCATTCCAGCGGAAA GTCGCCCCTGTGTTGACTGCCATGCATTCGAATTCATGCAGAGAGCTCTTCAGGACTTAAAGAAGACTGCATATAATCTCGACAGCCGG ACAGAAACCCTCCTCCTGAGAGCAGAGAAGAGAGGCCTTTGTGATTGCTTTCCTGCAATGCACTGA